TCATATTCTTGCATGATATATTTTAATTGGGTTAAATCTACATTTTTTAAAATAGGCTCTCCCCTTGTCTTGCTCACGCTAACCCATTGTATGTTCCGTTCTTTCAAGATCATTTCATTCTGAGTTGATGGCTCATACCAGAACCATAGTTCATAAGATTTATCTTTTTGAGGATAATCGGCAAGCTTTCTCCGAACTTTTTCAATCACCTCCTCCCAATTCTGATTATTGGGGTTTAGTTTACATTCAATAAGTTTTATTTCATTGTCATTTTCCAGAATAATATCTTTTTCACCTCCTTCGCTTTTTTTACCAGTATTAATGCTTATTACACTGAACCTTTTTTTATAAAATATCACGTGGAGGGAATAGGTAAATAATTCAAAACAATAAGAACGGGAAGCTTGAATAATCAGTGGGATTAATTTGTTTTGATCAAGAATACTTACTTGCTCTTGTTTCTTCGTATACCGGTCCGTAAATTCTTGAAAATTTTTGAGCGAAATAACCAAAACACGGATCTCTATTTTCCTTGCCCTTTTATATTTTGCAATCAGCGCCTCCGTAGCTTTGTATTCACTTCCTGAAAATCCGGAATAGTCTCCACATGCATTCTGATAAATGACCCATCCACTATTATAATGACCTGCTGCGGATTGGGTATCTATAAGAATTCCGTAACTATAGTTGTTTTTGTTGTTGTCATTGGAGCTTGGATGGATAAATTTGACGATGACTATTTTTTTAAAATTACTTACTTCTTCATTGTGAAGGGAAACGGTTCCTGCGAGCATGGTATTAAATGAAGGTATGCCAAAATGTATTGCTGATTCGCGAGCGTTAACGACTTCAATGGGGTACCAGTACAGTCTATTCAGAATTTTATCTTCCGGAGAAAGGTGCGGAAAAGGGTCTTCTAACCCTTCAGCATTTAGCATCTTTGAGAAATAAAAACTTTTTTTGTATTTCCGAGACTCAAACTTCAGCAATGATTCAATTTCGTAAACAGGTAATTTATACTTTGCGTCAAGCTTATCGATAATCTCTTGTTTAATGCGCCAGAAATAGCTGTCCAGATTGTTTTGCTTTTCCAGGTCAAATTCTCTTTCAAAGAAGATTGAATTATCTGGCGGGTTCTCCTCATTATATTTATATTCTCGCCACGAATCCACCAAGTGAAGCCTTATAAGGCTTGACTTGTTAAATCTCTTTGATCCTAATAATCTTAACCACAAATATTGTAATGCATACTTATAACCCTCCAGGTAATAATTTTTCCGATTTTCTTTTTCCCAAGTAGCATTCATTGGGTTAAAAAAGTTACCTACGGGGCCGTTATTGTTTATTTGTATCAGATAAGTATGAGCAAAGTTGATTAGCGTTATCTTTTCCGCAATCGATTTTTTGGTAGAAGTCTTTGGCTTAGTAATTACGAGTTTCTTGTTAATCCGGGCAAATATTATCATTACTACTCTTTGAAACTCTTTAATTTCTTTCTCCAGTTCTGAAAAGTCTTTGGCCCTAATTATTTTCTTTACAAAAGGGTTTATCCGTTTTAATAAAACTGTTTTTTCACAAGAATTGGCAATTTTATGTAACGGGATCATTTCATGAATAGCTCTCTCAAGTAAAAGATCATTTTTTATTTTGAGCTGGTAATCGTTTGATATGCCATCCAGAAACGAGTTCAAACAACAACGGACCGCAAACAAATACCCTTCGAAAATCTGGGAACTGTTTTCGATGTCGTATTGGTTTTTCAACCATTTTCTGAAGTCTGTAACGTTGCCTAGCAGCCTTAACGTTTGCAAGGATGGTAAAATTTGAGTAAATAAATAGCCCATAATTCTATAACTTGTTTTGTAGTGGTTAAAGGCAATAGATGCCTATATGGAAGGATGGCCTGAGCTATATGCTTCTAAGCGTAACTCTTCCCAGTACCCCCCCCCGAAAATTTCCTTGTTAATAGCATGAATATCATTAATTTACGTAATATTTATATTTCTTAGTGATTGACATTGGTTATGGATCAATCGCTATCCAAATACAGTTTAGTCCACCCTTTTTCAGAAATACGATCTGATGGGCTTTAGTTTAAGAGAACTCTCTCTGCGATTTATTAACAGCAATGCGATTTTCTTACGAGAAATTAATGAAACTAAGAATAAGCCGCGTATTCGAAACACGTTTAAGGCTGTTATACCTGTTATGTCAAACAATCTTAAAATAAATTTGAACCTTTTTTTAAAATGCATAATTAATGGCTAATTCCCGTTAGCGTTATTCCTTTCAAACATTCTTCCTGCAGCTTAATTCAACGATATTCCAGCTTGCCATAGATGTGGGTCTTGCGATGATAAATATATTTTAGTATTTTTCAACAAAACTTCACCTTAAATGTATAAAATTAACCAAGAACAATGGCTTTGATGATACCGCACTCCCCCATGAACCCATATGAAGGTGAAGAAGTAGTTTTTCGCTCTCTTCAAACAGCGCTCGATGATGATTATGTTGTATTCCATTCCGTAAAATGGGTTGCTTCGTCTGCTAAATCACAAGGAGAGGCAGACTTTCTAATACTACACAAGCGGTTAGGCATTCTGATTATCGAAGTAAAAGGTGGTTACGTTAGAACGACAGAAAGGCTTTGGTTTCAACAAAACCGAGCTACTTTGCTTGAAAATGAAATGCAAGACCCATTGTCTCAAGCAGATAACAGTAAATGGAAATTTATCGAGGCCCTTAAACAGGCTAATCCACCTGTAAACGGTTGTTTAGTTTGCCATGCTGTTTGGTTTCCTTCGTTTAAATGGAGCTATCCTTTTCCTCCTAACTATGCTCCAGAAATAGTCTTCGATCAGGAAACGCTGATCGATCCCCAACCAGCAATTGAAAAAGCTTTTGCATATTGGGGAGAAAAGATTTTCCATTCAATATACGACCACGCTTGTTTTAATAGACTGAAGTTTATTATTGCGCCTGAATTTTCGGCTGTACCTTCAGTGAGATCAAATTTCGAAAATAGGGAACAGCTCTTTATATCTCTTACAAGAGAACAGGCAAGAATAATGGATTTTCTGGAGGAGCAAAGGATAGCGGTTATTTCCGGAAGCGCCGGTACCGGAAAAACGATGCTTGCTTTGGAAAAGGCAAATCGTTTAGGCGTGAAAAACGAAGACACTTTATTTCTATGTTATAACGAAGCTTTGAAAGATCACTTGGCTGCCAATAACCAAATAAGGTACGTCCATTTTAAAACAATTTATGAGCTAGCTGATGATTATTTCAAATACGATAAGCATATTTCACTGAATGATCTCACTGATCAACTTGTGGATCATGCCTGGAGTGGAAAAGATGAGTGGAAGTACAAACATGTCATTGTAGATGAAGCCCAGGATTTTAACTCTTTTTTTATCGAATTTTTAAAAGAAATCACCTCAGGATGCTTTTATGCATTCTATGACAAGAACCAATGTATTTTCCAGGATACCCAATTGGAGTGGGCAAACAATGCAGAATGTAAGATAACACTTCATACCAATTGTCGAAATACGAAAGAAATAGCAAGGACTTCGGCCAGAAATATCGGATTAGATAGTAAGACTTTTATCAATTCTCCCATAAAAGGTGAGCAATCTTTCATTACTGAATATAGTTGCCCAGAAGAAGGTATTCAGATGATTGAGCGCATTGTTACCAAATTACTAAAAGAGAAATTGGCTTTACCTGAAGATATTGTAATCCTTACAATGAAAAATTGGGAGACTTCAATACTTCGAACTAAAAAAAATATCTGTCAAAAGCCATTTTCCAGGCTGCTGAAAAGTGGATATATCTGCGTTAATACTGTTGGTGAATTCAAAGGGCTTGAAGCTGGCTATTTAATCATTACAGAGATAGAAGTTAATAAATATGTTGACAGTCATTACAGGAATAGATTGTACATCGGTTGTTCCAGGGCAAAACAAGGGTTGTATATGTTGCTTGATAACCCGCAGGAAGAGGACTTTGCTGTTGCCATGGAGGCAATTGAACCAAAGAAAAAGGTAAAGAAGAACAAGATTAATTTTTTTCAAAAACTTGCTGTTTCTGAATTAGCAATATAAAAACTGCCATATGCTGCGTTCTAATATTAACACCGACAGATCTGACTTCGACAAAATCAAGGATGAAATCCACGTTGCAAAAGTGTGGGCGTGTATTGAAAAGAACATTCCGGTTTACTTTCAAAAAATGATTGAGGTGGAAGACGAACTGGCTGTATTAAAGGTTAATGGAAATTTTAAAGTCAAAGCGTCCGTAGGAGACTTAAAAAAAACGTTGAAAGCAATCTTTGATGATGGGTTTTCGCATTATAAAAGGGAGGATAGCAAATACCAAAAGTTTTTCTCAGAAGAAAGCATGCATGAGTTTGAGGACGATGACGACCCTAAAACATTTAAATCAGCTTTAGCTACCAAAGTGCCCGTAATTCTGAAAGCAAGGAATTCGAAGCGCGAAACTATGCACGAATGGCAGGAGCGGTTTGCTCATTCGAAACCTGCCGATGTATATGGGATCTTCTTTAATCTGATGGGGTTTATGAATGAATTTGAAGATGGGGTAGATTCTTCTGAATTTATGAAAATCGATACCCTTACAGAATTAGAGAAGTTGACAGTTCTTAACAACGATGACGACTATAATGTACCTGGAGTTATAGGGATGGGAATAAAGTCCACGGTCCTTTATTTTCTGAACCCGGAGTTTTACTTGTGTGCCAATAAGAATACTTTATATGGACTTTATTTTTTGTCTGATTGCGAAAACTTCAGCCTTCCAAGTGGATCTAATGAATTTATTATGATCAATGATTTAAAAGTGGAAAGCAGCAGAAGAAATAAAGTTAATTATCTGATAGATCAAAACTATTGGTACCCATATGACCTTTTTATCTTATACGGTCTTAGAACATACAGGTTATTAAAAGATCTATGTGCCAGGCATAAATACATGTTAGATGATGAAAATTGTTTTGTTCACTTGAATACGTTCATGGCGAAAATATGGGACATGAAGATTGATGTAATCAAAACCATGACTGGTGGTGACCAGGAAGATGCAAGATGACGAATAGAGAAATTTTAAAGAAGTACTTTGGGCATGAAAGCTTTAAAGACATCCAGGAAGAAGTGATTGTAAACTTGTTAGCTGGCAATAATTCATTGTGTCTAATGCCAACAGGCGGAGGCAAATCAATCATTTATCAGGTTGCCGGCCTACAAACCGGAAAAATTACAATTGTAATTTCTCCATTGCTGGCGTTGATGAAGCAGCAACACAAGAGATTGGAAGAACAGGCAATTAGTGTTCTTAGCTATAATAGTAGTATTGGTGATTTAAAGACACAATATAATAAATTAAGGAAGGCTTTTTCTGGTGCAGAACAGCCTAAATTCCTGTTTGTTTCTCCGGAAAAGATGTTATCAGATGGCTATTTGGAATTTATTATAAAAAAATACCGATCAAAGATTGGTTTATTCGTAGTAGATGAGGCTCATTGCATTTCTCAGTGGGGACATACTTTCAGACCTTCCTATAAAACGATTCCCTTATTTATTCAGAATGTTTATGGAGCAGATAAGGTGCCGCCGATCTTGTGTTTGACAGCTACGTTGAACCCTTTGGATAAGGCAGAGATTTGTGAAGAGCTTAATATTGAAGACAAAAATACTTTTATAAGCCACCATCTTTTAAGGAATAATTTGCATTTATCTATTCTTGAGCAAGTGGATAATAATACAGAGAAAAAAGACCAATTAACGGAAATATTGAATAGGCATCATGATCAAAAGATTATAGTCTATACCCACATTAAGGCGAGGGATTATGGGACCCGAGAAATGGCTAAAGCATTTCAGGAAAAAGGGTTTAATTGCCACCACTTCGACGCGGATATGTCTGATAATGAAAAACTGGCCATACTGGAGCAGTTTGAAAGCGGTGAATTGAAGATCGTTTTTGCTACAAGCGCATTTGGAATGGGGATAGATATTCCTGACATACGGGTTGTGGTACATTATCTTATTCCTGAAAGCATAGAACAATATTATCAGGAAGTTGGTAGAGCAGGCAGAGATAAACAACCTGCACATTGTTATTTGCTATTTTCAGAAACAAACTTCAAAATCAGAAGAGATCTAATCAAAAAATCTTTGCTAAAGACAAAAAGAATTAAAGACATTTTTGAAACATCTATTAAACCGGTCTCAAATGCAAATTCCATCCTGAAAAAGAAGAATGAAGATAATACCTCAAATGATAAAGTTTATTCTTTAAGCAAGATCGATATTAGAGAAGATAACTCTGAAATGGTCATTTTCCTATATCTGTTAAAGAAACGATTTATTCAGCTTGAAGGAAAGGGGATACAGTTTTTTGATTGTTTTGATGATAACAGTAACAGCGCGTTATATAATCTTATGAAGGGGGCCTCTATAAACGGAATGATTACCAGGATTGCTAGGAAACTCAATAAAAGCATACAACAGGTGAATCATGATATTTTCACAATGTTTAATCATGATGAGATTAAGTTGAACAGAGTTCCTATAAACGTTTTAAACTATAAAGTTGTATCTGAATTAACGGATGATTTATCATCAGAGTTGCATGATGTATTAAATCTGCGAGTTAAAAATAGACTCGAAAACTTTGAGAAATTAGTTGAACTTATTCGTCAAAAAGAAAACCCGATTCAAGCTGTATCCAAACATTTGGGGATAACTGTTGCCTTTGGCTACTCATAACTGGGGTGAGAAAAGAATGCTGTTCGCTCTATAAAGCAAGCACCATTAATATCTTGGGTCTTTTTAAAAATTGAACTTAATTAATTTCCCTCTGTTCATTTTCGTAATGTAGTTGCCAATATCGTTTCATTTATCTATTAAATATAGGGTTCATGTTGCTTGATTTGTCTAGTATAGAAGTCAAACTTAGCCAGGTTATAGATGCTAACGCCACTTTCAATAGAGGAATATTCACCGTCGAAATAAAGCATAAGTTTGCCTCCCTTTTTGAATCAACAAGCTTTGAAATTTATGCG
The Niastella koreensis GR20-10 genome window above contains:
- a CDS encoding nuclease-related domain-containing DEAD/DEAH box helicase, which translates into the protein MALMIPHSPMNPYEGEEVVFRSLQTALDDDYVVFHSVKWVASSAKSQGEADFLILHKRLGILIIEVKGGYVRTTERLWFQQNRATLLENEMQDPLSQADNSKWKFIEALKQANPPVNGCLVCHAVWFPSFKWSYPFPPNYAPEIVFDQETLIDPQPAIEKAFAYWGEKIFHSIYDHACFNRLKFIIAPEFSAVPSVRSNFENREQLFISLTREQARIMDFLEEQRIAVISGSAGTGKTMLALEKANRLGVKNEDTLFLCYNEALKDHLAANNQIRYVHFKTIYELADDYFKYDKHISLNDLTDQLVDHAWSGKDEWKYKHVIVDEAQDFNSFFIEFLKEITSGCFYAFYDKNQCIFQDTQLEWANNAECKITLHTNCRNTKEIARTSARNIGLDSKTFINSPIKGEQSFITEYSCPEEGIQMIERIVTKLLKEKLALPEDIVILTMKNWETSILRTKKNICQKPFSRLLKSGYICVNTVGEFKGLEAGYLIITEIEVNKYVDSHYRNRLYIGCSRAKQGLYMLLDNPQEEDFAVAMEAIEPKKKVKKNKINFFQKLAVSELAI
- a CDS encoding RecQ family ATP-dependent DNA helicase, which produces MTNREILKKYFGHESFKDIQEEVIVNLLAGNNSLCLMPTGGGKSIIYQVAGLQTGKITIVISPLLALMKQQHKRLEEQAISVLSYNSSIGDLKTQYNKLRKAFSGAEQPKFLFVSPEKMLSDGYLEFIIKKYRSKIGLFVVDEAHCISQWGHTFRPSYKTIPLFIQNVYGADKVPPILCLTATLNPLDKAEICEELNIEDKNTFISHHLLRNNLHLSILEQVDNNTEKKDQLTEILNRHHDQKIIVYTHIKARDYGTREMAKAFQEKGFNCHHFDADMSDNEKLAILEQFESGELKIVFATSAFGMGIDIPDIRVVVHYLIPESIEQYYQEVGRAGRDKQPAHCYLLFSETNFKIRRDLIKKSLLKTKRIKDIFETSIKPVSNANSILKKKNEDNTSNDKVYSLSKIDIREDNSEMVIFLYLLKKRFIQLEGKGIQFFDCFDDNSNSALYNLMKGASINGMITRIARKLNKSIQQVNHDIFTMFNHDEIKLNRVPINVLNYKVVSELTDDLSSELHDVLNLRVKNRLENFEKLVELIRQKENPIQAVSKHLGITVAFGYS